A genomic stretch from Desulfotignum balticum DSM 7044 includes:
- a CDS encoding YeiH family protein, with the protein MADNTEIVRDVGKWEWSEMWKKEDWWAIWLGFFILIAGMVIYFPHAGELKSKLQAVEAQYSREANRTDAFKTVAWYQLSDAKSKVKATSTPAGKWLKTFSAKTKGWAANPVEAFYLSQEKADARKAKAMEKYDAAKAVSDQALAAALDTERMAEAEGFESAALNAKAKQAIQDWRNAHLKTSKAKSKMDAAKPYNRVGWLIFLGICFAAFFGVGMKIMGNSFKEFMIAFGFIFAISVLTHLAASQATMKHYGIGYAAWAIFFGMLISNTVGTPKWVMPAVQTEFYIKTGLVLLGAKILFEKIITIGTAGIFVAWVVTPIVWLVTYWVGQKIIKIPSKRLNATICSDMSVCGVSAAIATASACKAKKEELTLAVGLSLVFTSVMMIVMPAIIHGFFPADKVEILGGAWMGGTIDATGAVAAAGAFLGEKALNVAATIKMIQNVLIGVMAFCVAVYFTTKVEAEETGNKVGVMEIWYRFPKFVLGFMAASVIFSMIYSSFNSQISGLGSTMIDQGAIKGMSDLFRGWFFTLSFVSIGLATNFRELKEHFSGGKPLILYVFGQSFNLCLTLTMAYIVFYLIFPKLTATI; encoded by the coding sequence ATGGCGGATAATACGGAAATTGTCCGGGATGTGGGTAAATGGGAATGGTCGGAAATGTGGAAAAAAGAAGACTGGTGGGCCATCTGGCTGGGTTTTTTTATTCTCATCGCCGGCATGGTGATCTATTTTCCCCATGCCGGCGAGTTGAAATCCAAACTTCAGGCAGTGGAAGCGCAGTACAGCCGGGAAGCCAACCGGACAGATGCCTTCAAAACCGTGGCCTGGTATCAGCTGTCTGATGCCAAGTCCAAAGTAAAGGCCACCAGCACGCCTGCCGGCAAATGGCTGAAAACCTTTTCTGCCAAAACCAAAGGCTGGGCTGCCAATCCCGTGGAAGCATTTTATCTGTCCCAGGAAAAAGCAGATGCCAGAAAAGCCAAAGCCATGGAAAAATATGATGCCGCCAAAGCCGTGTCAGATCAGGCCCTGGCTGCAGCACTTGATACAGAAAGAATGGCGGAAGCTGAAGGATTTGAGAGTGCGGCCCTGAATGCCAAAGCCAAACAGGCCATCCAGGACTGGCGGAATGCTCATTTAAAAACCAGCAAAGCCAAATCCAAGATGGACGCGGCCAAACCCTATAACCGGGTGGGATGGCTGATATTTCTGGGAATCTGTTTTGCCGCATTCTTTGGGGTGGGCATGAAAATCATGGGCAATTCGTTCAAGGAGTTCATGATCGCATTTGGTTTTATTTTTGCCATCAGCGTTCTGACCCATCTGGCAGCCAGCCAGGCCACCATGAAGCATTACGGGATCGGGTATGCCGCCTGGGCCATCTTTTTCGGTATGCTCATATCCAATACCGTTGGCACCCCAAAATGGGTGATGCCGGCCGTGCAGACCGAATTTTACATCAAAACCGGCCTGGTGCTGCTGGGCGCCAAAATCCTGTTTGAAAAAATCATCACCATCGGCACGGCCGGTATTTTTGTGGCCTGGGTCGTGACGCCTATTGTCTGGCTGGTGACCTACTGGGTGGGACAGAAAATCATCAAGATTCCGTCCAAACGCCTGAATGCCACCATTTGTTCAGACATGTCCGTGTGCGGGGTGTCGGCCGCCATTGCCACGGCATCCGCGTGCAAGGCCAAAAAAGAGGAACTCACCCTGGCCGTGGGCCTGTCTCTGGTTTTTACTTCCGTCATGATGATCGTGATGCCGGCGATCATCCACGGATTTTTCCCGGCGGACAAGGTGGAAATTTTAGGCGGCGCCTGGATGGGCGGCACCATTGACGCCACGGGCGCCGTGGCGGCAGCCGGTGCGTTTTTAGGAGAAAAAGCCCTGAACGTGGCCGCCACCATTAAGATGATCCAGAATGTGCTCATCGGTGTGATGGCTTTTTGTGTGGCCGTATATTTCACCACCAAAGTGGAAGCCGAAGAAACCGGAAATAAAGTCGGTGTCATGGAAATCTGGTACCGGTTCCCCAAATTCGTCCTGGGATTCATGGCCGCATCCGTGATTTTTTCCATGATTTACAGTTCATTCAACAGCCAGATCAGCGGTCTGGGCAGCACCATGATCGACCAGGGTGCCATCAAGGGCATGAGCGACCTGTTCCGGGGATGGTTTTTTACCCTGTCGTTTGTCAGTATCGGTCTGGCCACCAATTTCAGGGAACTGAAAGAACATTTTTCAGGCGGCAAACCATTGATTCTCTATGTGTTCGGCCAGAGTTTCAACCTGTGTCTGACCCTGACCATGGCGTATATCGTGTTTTATCTGATATTCCCGAAACTGACGGCCACCATTTAA
- a CDS encoding ammonium transporter: MGLKYCLMTITLLLTSTVSVFAADGTIDSGDTAWITMSTALVMMMTPAGLALFYGGMSRYKNLLNTIAMTVAAYCLASLVWVGWGYSLAFGESASPVIGSLGHILLAGIDVSSVSGTIPTLIFVMFQMTFACISVAIILGSAVDRMKFSAWMVFAVLWITFVYAPVCNWVWGGGWMHRMGALDFAGGNVVHINAGVSGLILALVLGKRNGFGKEPMIPSSVAFTALGAALLWFGWFGFNAGSELAADGVAASAFLVTNTAAALAGLTWLCLEWKISGKPTLLGMASGVIAGLVAITPAAGFVTLSGSLIIGLVSGAVGFYGVVFLKKKLGYDDSLDAFGIHGLCGMWGALATGLFAAPSVTEGARGLFYGNPGQVWIQVVSIIATIAFSAVATLIVVYVTKLICGGLRVDGQDERTGLDSALHGERAFEIE; this comes from the coding sequence ATGGGACTGAAATACTGCCTGATGACGATCACTTTGCTGCTGACAAGCACGGTTTCTGTTTTTGCGGCCGACGGGACCATTGATTCCGGAGACACGGCCTGGATCACCATGTCCACGGCCCTGGTCATGATGATGACCCCGGCCGGTCTGGCCCTGTTTTACGGCGGCATGTCCCGGTACAAGAACCTGCTCAACACCATTGCCATGACCGTGGCGGCCTACTGCCTGGCCAGCCTGGTCTGGGTGGGATGGGGGTATTCCCTGGCCTTCGGGGAGAGCGCCAGCCCCGTGATCGGCAGTCTGGGCCACATCCTGCTGGCCGGGATCGACGTCTCGTCGGTTTCCGGCACCATCCCCACCCTGATATTTGTGATGTTCCAGATGACGTTCGCCTGTATTTCCGTGGCCATTATCCTGGGGTCGGCCGTGGACCGGATGAAATTTTCCGCCTGGATGGTGTTTGCCGTTCTCTGGATCACCTTTGTGTACGCCCCGGTGTGCAACTGGGTGTGGGGCGGGGGATGGATGCACCGCATGGGGGCTCTGGATTTTGCCGGCGGCAATGTGGTACACATCAATGCCGGGGTGTCCGGCCTGATTCTGGCCCTGGTGCTGGGCAAACGCAATGGATTCGGCAAAGAGCCCATGATCCCGTCGTCTGTGGCATTCACCGCCCTGGGCGCGGCCCTGCTCTGGTTCGGATGGTTCGGGTTCAATGCCGGCAGTGAGCTGGCCGCTGACGGGGTGGCGGCTTCCGCGTTTCTGGTCACCAACACGGCCGCGGCATTGGCCGGTCTGACCTGGCTGTGCCTGGAATGGAAAATCAGCGGCAAACCCACCCTCCTGGGCATGGCATCCGGTGTGATTGCCGGGCTGGTAGCCATTACCCCGGCCGCCGGATTCGTCACCCTGTCCGGATCTTTGATTATCGGCCTGGTATCCGGGGCCGTGGGATTTTACGGCGTGGTCTTTCTCAAGAAAAAACTGGGGTATGACGATTCTTTAGACGCATTCGGCATCCACGGTCTGTGCGGCATGTGGGGGGCCCTGGCCACGGGGCTGTTCGCCGCTCCGTCTGTCACTGAAGGCGCCAGGGGCCTGTTTTACGGAAATCCCGGCCAGGTCTGGATCCAGGTGGTATCCATCATCGCCACCATCGCCTTTTCCGCTGTGGCCACCCTGATCGTGGTGTATGTCACCAAACTGATCTGCGGCGGGCTCCGGGTGGACGGCCAGGATGAGCGGACCGGCCTGGACAGTGCCCTGCACGGGGAGCGGGCCTTTGAAATTGAATAA